Proteins encoded within one genomic window of Candidatus Rokuibacteriota bacterium:
- a CDS encoding sigma-54-dependent Fis family transcriptional regulator, with protein sequence MRLSDSPLLLVADDDPAIRQSLERTLTREGYQVVLAPDGHAALERLRGGGVDLVLSDLKMPGLTGLELLREAKTVAPDVDVIMLTAFGTVEEAVKAMKDGAVDFLTKPFQRAQLIRVIRKALEHRALVEQNRALQKRLDDLLRQGDIIGVSPAFRRMMTLVDQVANSSATVLVHGESGTGKELVARAIHERSPRRGGPFVAVNCAALPETLLESELFGYEKGAFTGAAGRKEGRFELADGGTLFLDEVADLSPVTQPKILRVLQEGEFERVGGTRTLRVDVRIVAASNQDLTTLVREKRFREDLYYRLNVISITAPPLRERREDVAVLAQHFLRVYAAKNNRHLESFTDDALRCLEAYAWPGNVRELENVVERAVVLARGSAVEVTDLPDNVAERAVMLERPGAAQGSAGAEGAGAGAAGEAFFKIKVGTPLAEVEQRILEETLRLTKGNKTLTAKILGIDPKTVFRKLKAGEAEESAAADERPGS encoded by the coding sequence CTGCGCTTGTCTGACTCCCCGCTGCTGCTGGTGGCCGACGACGACCCGGCGATCCGCCAGAGCCTCGAGCGCACGCTCACCCGCGAGGGCTACCAGGTGGTGCTCGCCCCTGACGGTCACGCCGCGCTGGAGCGCCTGCGGGGGGGCGGGGTGGACCTCGTCCTCTCGGATCTCAAGATGCCCGGGCTCACGGGTCTCGAGCTCCTGCGCGAGGCCAAGACCGTTGCGCCCGACGTGGACGTGATCATGCTCACGGCCTTCGGCACCGTGGAAGAGGCCGTCAAGGCCATGAAGGACGGCGCCGTCGACTTCCTGACGAAGCCGTTCCAGCGCGCCCAGCTGATCCGCGTGATCCGCAAGGCGCTCGAGCACCGGGCCCTCGTCGAGCAGAACCGGGCGCTGCAGAAGCGCCTCGACGACCTCCTGCGCCAGGGCGACATCATCGGGGTGAGTCCGGCCTTCCGCCGCATGATGACGCTCGTGGACCAGGTGGCCAACAGCTCGGCCACGGTCCTGGTCCACGGCGAGAGCGGCACCGGGAAGGAGCTGGTGGCCCGCGCGATCCACGAGCGCTCGCCCCGGCGCGGCGGGCCGTTCGTCGCCGTCAACTGCGCGGCCCTGCCCGAGACGTTGCTCGAGTCGGAGCTGTTCGGCTACGAGAAGGGCGCCTTCACGGGTGCAGCGGGGCGGAAGGAAGGGCGCTTCGAGCTGGCCGACGGCGGCACCCTGTTCCTGGACGAGGTCGCGGACCTCTCGCCGGTCACCCAGCCGAAGATCCTGCGGGTGCTCCAGGAGGGGGAGTTCGAGCGGGTGGGCGGCACCCGGACCCTCCGCGTCGACGTGCGAATCGTCGCGGCCAGCAATCAGGACCTGACGACGCTCGTCCGCGAGAAGCGTTTCCGCGAGGATCTCTACTACCGGCTGAACGTGATCAGCATCACCGCCCCACCGCTCCGGGAGCGGCGAGAGGACGTGGCGGTCCTGGCCCAGCACTTCCTGCGCGTGTACGCGGCCAAGAACAACCGGCACCTCGAGAGCTTCACCGACGACGCCCTCCGCTGCCTCGAGGCCTACGCCTGGCCCGGGAACGTGCGGGAGCTGGAGAACGTGGTGGAGCGGGCGGTGGTGCTCGCCCGCGGCTCGGCGGTGGAGGTGACCGATCTGCCGGACAACGTGGCCGAGCGCGCCGTGATGCTCGAACGCCCGGGGGCGGCCCAGGGCAGCGCGGGGGCGGAGGGGGCGGGCGCCGGGGCCGCGGGGGAGGCCTTCTTCAAGATCAAGGTGGGCACGCCGCTGGCGGAGGTCGAGCAGCGGATCCTCGAGGAGACGCTACGGCTGACCAAGGGGAATAAGACCCTCACGGCCAAGATCCTGGGGATCGACCCGAAGACCGTCTTCCGCAAGCTCAAGGCCGGTGAGGCGGAAGAGTCCGCGGCGGCGGACGAACGCCCGGGGAGCTGA